A genome region from Archaeoglobus fulgidus DSM 4304 includes the following:
- a CDS encoding HEPN domain-containing protein, producing the protein MPRKDVAEKLRRRAMGFMDAAKERLKVGDYDLTCFMAEQAVQLYLKSVILELSGEVPRTHSIRQLLSILSKLLDEQFDFDRKQLVFLEDAYIKARYLGAGYEREDAEEAIKIAEEVISAVSRVMEGKD; encoded by the coding sequence ATGCCCAGAAAAGATGTTGCGGAAAAGCTTCGGAGAAGGGCGATGGGATTCATGGATGCCGCTAAGGAAAGGCTTAAGGTAGGTGATTACGACCTCACATGCTTTATGGCTGAGCAGGCAGTTCAGCTTTACCTCAAGTCTGTGATTCTCGAATTGAGCGGAGAGGTGCCGAGAACTCATTCCATCAGGCAGTTGCTGTCAATTTTGTCGAAGCTTCTTGACGAGCAGTTCGATTTTGATAGAAAACAGCTTGTTTTTCTTGAGGACGCCTACATCAAAGCCCGCTACCTTGGGGCGGGTTATGAAAGGGAGGATGCAGAGGAAGCGATTAAAATTGCAGAGGAGGTGATCTCAGCTGTTTCCAGAGTTATGGAAGGAAAGGATTAG
- a CDS encoding nucleotidyltransferase domain-containing protein: MPRIVKAAREVLGEAEVYLFGSVAEGKAVLSSDIDILVVTTREEVRKARERARIIAEIEERAGLPFVHPFEFHIMDEEEFRVWLEVFRPKIVRIL; encoded by the coding sequence CTGCCAAGAATAGTTAAGGCGGCAAGAGAGGTGCTGGGTGAGGCTGAAGTCTACCTCTTTGGCAGCGTTGCTGAAGGAAAAGCTGTGCTTTCAAGCGATATTGATATTCTGGTGGTTACAACGAGAGAAGAAGTGAGAAAGGCAAGAGAGAGGGCAAGAATAATAGCTGAAATTGAGGAGAGGGCTGGGTTGCCGTTTGTGCATCCCTTCGAGTTTCATATAATGGACGAGGAAGAGTTCAGGGTGTGGTTGGAGGTGTTCAGGCCGAAAATTGTGAGAATTTTGTAG
- a CDS encoding flippase has product MLARRVLKNVIYNSSSVLIGNLAGLVISIYVARVLKPELFGIYSLAISVAFLLMTFTDLGINATLVRYVAHANIKGDDELVRGYIRSLTKLKALLVLAVASMLFLGSDFIAEQFFSKPELSLPLRIMALYITFFSMAGFINGIFNAFNDFKANFVRALVYEISRATLIFLLLYLGLSVAGALLGYVGASLLSLIALLAMLFRKLRNFLFGKAKRVDWRRIVRFTGYLTVGSITWTVFAYVDSVMIGAMLPSEDVGFYRAAYNIVGAVSGIVALPGVLFPVFVQLESEDLRSAFSRVFRYASIIAFPCTFGLMVIAEPLVKFVYGADYLQAAGVMVVLSILILRSALGFWGALFNAKEMPEYPVYATFFGMILNVVLNYVFILRMGIVGAAIATVMSNAFVWFTLAFLSVKHFGVVVRASYILKPLTSAAVMTALLWYAGFGSLADAILKVLVGAGIYFLLLYVLRGFGREDVEYLRSVLAWK; this is encoded by the coding sequence GTGCTTGCCCGCAGAGTTCTGAAGAACGTCATCTACAACAGCAGCTCCGTGCTTATCGGGAATCTGGCGGGCCTGGTTATATCCATTTACGTTGCAAGGGTTTTGAAGCCCGAGCTTTTCGGGATTTACTCGCTCGCAATTTCAGTCGCGTTTTTGCTAATGACCTTTACCGATCTCGGGATAAATGCGACTTTGGTAAGATACGTGGCCCACGCCAACATTAAAGGTGACGATGAGCTTGTTAGGGGTTATATTCGGAGTCTGACTAAGTTAAAGGCTTTACTTGTGCTGGCTGTGGCCTCAATGCTTTTCTTAGGCTCAGATTTTATTGCTGAGCAATTTTTCAGCAAACCGGAGCTGTCATTGCCCTTGAGAATAATGGCGCTCTACATCACGTTCTTTTCAATGGCAGGATTTATAAACGGCATTTTCAACGCCTTTAACGACTTCAAGGCAAATTTTGTTAGAGCCCTAGTTTACGAAATTTCAAGGGCAACACTCATTTTTCTTCTCCTCTACCTCGGTCTGTCAGTTGCCGGGGCGTTGCTGGGGTACGTGGGTGCCAGCTTACTTTCGCTTATCGCTCTACTTGCTATGCTTTTCAGAAAATTGAGAAATTTTCTGTTTGGTAAAGCGAAGCGGGTCGACTGGAGAAGGATTGTGAGGTTTACCGGTTACCTCACCGTTGGCTCCATAACATGGACCGTCTTCGCTTACGTCGACTCCGTAATGATAGGGGCTATGCTACCTTCAGAGGATGTCGGATTTTACAGAGCGGCATACAACATTGTAGGGGCAGTTTCCGGGATTGTCGCTCTGCCAGGCGTGCTCTTTCCCGTTTTCGTTCAGCTCGAGAGTGAGGATCTGAGAAGCGCTTTCAGCAGAGTTTTCCGCTACGCATCGATTATTGCCTTCCCCTGCACATTTGGACTTATGGTTATAGCCGAGCCTCTTGTGAAGTTCGTCTACGGCGCAGATTACCTTCAGGCGGCAGGGGTTATGGTTGTGCTCTCCATTCTGATTCTCCGATCGGCATTGGGCTTCTGGGGGGCGCTTTTCAACGCCAAGGAGATGCCCGAATATCCGGTATATGCAACTTTTTTCGGAATGATACTGAATGTGGTTCTGAACTACGTATTTATCTTGAGAATGGGAATAGTGGGGGCGGCAATCGCAACTGTAATGTCAAACGCTTTTGTTTGGTTTACTCTTGCCTTTTTGTCGGTGAAGCATTTTGGAGTTGTTGTCAGAGCTTCTTACATTTTGAAACCGTTAACATCCGCTGCTGTAATGACGGCTTTGCTTTGGTATGCAGGATTCGGGTCGCTTGCCGATGCGATTCTTAAGGTGTTGGTAGGGGCTGGGATTTACTTTCTGTTGCTTTACGTTTTGAGGGGCTTTGGAAGGGAGGATGTGGAGTATTTAAGGAGTGTATTGGCGTGGAAATGA
- a CDS encoding UDP-glucose dehydrogenase family protein, with the protein MKIAILGSGYVGIVTGIGFAELGHEIVFIDVDERKVEMLNSSKPPIYERGLEELMKKNRGKYRATTDYREALESSELTFICVGTPSKGDGSIDLKYAESASKEIGKALKNNDNFHVVVVKSTVVPGTTEDKIKPIIEKESGKKAFEDFGLAMNPEFLREGNAVYDFFNPDRIVIGVKDERTKSVLEELYKPFDCPKLITEIKTAEMIKYASNAFLATKISFANEIGNICKKLRIDVYKVFEGVGLDHRINPSFFRAGIGFGGSCFPKDVRALIRKSEELGENPKILKAVMEVNERQPLKMIELLKKHIPNLRGKKIGVLGLAFKPDTDDVRESRAIPIVKALLEEGAEIIAYDPKAIENFRKFFPQVEYANSAEDVITKSDAVLIVTEWKEFEELDYSGKIVIDGRRVEKAMKEAKIYKGVCW; encoded by the coding sequence ATGAAGATAGCAATTTTAGGAAGTGGATACGTTGGAATAGTCACGGGTATTGGTTTTGCTGAACTTGGTCACGAGATAGTATTCATAGATGTTGATGAAAGAAAAGTTGAAATGTTAAATTCATCAAAACCACCGATATACGAAAGAGGACTCGAAGAACTTATGAAGAAAAACAGGGGCAAATACAGAGCCACTACAGACTACAGAGAAGCTCTGGAGAGTTCGGAGCTAACATTCATATGCGTTGGAACACCATCGAAAGGTGATGGCTCTATTGATCTAAAATACGCTGAATCGGCATCGAAAGAAATAGGAAAGGCTTTGAAAAACAACGATAACTTTCATGTCGTCGTGGTTAAAAGCACAGTCGTTCCGGGAACAACGGAGGATAAAATAAAACCGATAATCGAGAAAGAATCTGGCAAAAAAGCGTTCGAAGATTTCGGTTTAGCTATGAATCCCGAATTCTTGAGGGAAGGCAACGCTGTTTATGATTTCTTCAATCCGGATAGAATAGTGATTGGTGTTAAGGATGAAAGGACTAAATCGGTCTTAGAGGAATTGTATAAACCTTTCGATTGCCCAAAGCTTATCACAGAGATAAAAACCGCTGAAATGATAAAATACGCATCGAACGCTTTTTTAGCTACGAAGATAAGCTTCGCCAACGAGATAGGAAACATATGCAAGAAGCTTAGGATTGATGTTTACAAGGTGTTTGAGGGTGTTGGTTTGGACCACAGAATAAATCCATCATTTTTCAGAGCTGGGATTGGATTCGGGGGGAGCTGTTTTCCTAAGGATGTTAGAGCTTTGATTAGGAAGTCTGAAGAACTCGGCGAGAATCCGAAGATACTGAAAGCTGTTATGGAAGTAAATGAGAGACAGCCGTTAAAGATGATAGAACTTCTGAAGAAGCACATTCCTAACTTAAGAGGAAAGAAGATCGGAGTTCTGGGTTTGGCGTTCAAACCCGATACGGATGACGTAAGAGAGAGTAGGGCTATACCAATCGTCAAAGCTCTGCTGGAAGAGGGGGCAGAGATCATAGCCTACGATCCAAAGGCCATAGAAAACTTTAGGAAATTTTTCCCTCAAGTAGAATATGCTAACTCAGCTGAAGATGTTATTACAAAATCGGATGCTGTGCTGATAGTTACCGAATGGAAGGAGTTCGAGGAGCTTGATTACAGCGGTAAAATTGTTATTGATGGAAGAAGAGTTGAGAAGGCTATGAAAGAAGCTAAGATATACAAAGGGGTGTGTTGGTAA
- a CDS encoding UPF0175 family protein: MGEGVYVRLWFPKDITKILGEKRLEEEAKLLVAIELYREGIVSLGKAAEIADLSIREFLYELRRRNVPLNYDLEELQKDIDVVGELL; this comes from the coding sequence ATGGGTGAAGGGGTTTACGTGAGATTATGGTTCCCGAAAGATATAACAAAAATCCTTGGAGAAAAAAGATTGGAAGAGGAAGCAAAACTACTTGTCGCCATAGAACTATATCGAGAAGGAATAGTTTCCCTCGGAAAAGCAGCTGAGATAGCTGATTTGAGTATCAGAGAATTTCTTTATGAACTGAGAAGGAGAAACGTGCCGTTAAATTATGATCTGGAAGAGCTACAAAAAGATATAGATGTTGTTGGAGAGCTGTTATGA
- a CDS encoding DUF3368 domain-containing protein, which produces MIVVSNTSPLIVLSNIGEFEILHRLFNKIIIPEGVAEEFGDSVPEWIEIRGVKNRILVDLLREKLHRGEAETIALAIELDADLVIIDDKAARNTAQSLGLRVTGTVGLILLAKRRGYYDEIKPVIEKLIKKGFRLSKEIIENILREAGEL; this is translated from the coding sequence ATGATTGTTGTTTCAAACACGAGTCCTTTGATTGTCCTTTCAAACATTGGAGAATTTGAAATCCTCCACCGCCTTTTTAACAAAATAATAATACCAGAAGGTGTCGCAGAGGAGTTTGGTGATTCTGTTCCAGAATGGATTGAAATCAGAGGAGTTAAAAACAGAATTCTGGTGGATTTGCTTAGAGAGAAGCTTCATAGAGGCGAAGCTGAAACAATTGCCTTAGCTATCGAACTCGATGCAGATCTTGTAATTATTGACGATAAAGCTGCAAGAAACACAGCTCAATCTCTCGGATTAAGGGTTACGGGAACTGTTGGACTGATTCTTCTCGCAAAGAGAAGGGGTTATTATGACGAGATAAAGCCAGTAATCGAGAAACTTATTAAAAAAGGTTTCAGATTGAGCAAGGAAATTATAGAGAACATTCTTAGGGAGGCTGGAGAGCTTTAA
- a CDS encoding glycosyltransferase: MSAIIGAPINSKTAYILDKFLKNQEEIQKHSATKVKTIFASEDITFAEKLKKILQKYDLNHEIITSKPNRPKNAKNRIWNIVSARNAIREYFLKSKAEYLIFMDADMIFEPEIVNKLIKIAEKGYDVVYNAYLDRGNPNGINLTGFGGTLIKRWVIEKVKFRCKEKIGRVIDEGVFFEFDLVKIGARVYRGFIAYSEHHDPKRPPSICHPRKLSFSERIRNDIRFRFVFHAISIPLCYDILWNVSMMLKR; encoded by the coding sequence ATGTCCGCAATAATAGGAGCCCCAATTAACTCGAAAACAGCTTACATACTCGACAAGTTCTTAAAAAATCAAGAAGAAATTCAAAAGCACTCAGCAACGAAAGTTAAAACGATCTTCGCTAGTGAAGATATAACATTTGCCGAGAAACTCAAAAAAATTTTGCAAAAATACGATCTAAATCACGAGATAATAACATCCAAGCCAAACAGACCAAAAAATGCGAAAAACAGAATCTGGAACATAGTTTCAGCGAGAAACGCAATCAGAGAATATTTTTTAAAATCGAAAGCTGAATACTTAATTTTCATGGATGCTGACATGATATTCGAACCCGAAATTGTAAACAAACTGATAAAAATAGCCGAAAAGGGCTACGATGTCGTTTACAACGCCTATCTCGATAGGGGAAATCCGAATGGGATAAACCTCACGGGTTTCGGAGGAACTCTGATAAAAAGGTGGGTGATTGAAAAGGTCAAGTTCAGGTGTAAGGAGAAGATTGGAAGGGTTATCGATGAGGGTGTCTTCTTTGAATTCGACTTAGTGAAAATAGGTGCCAGAGTTTACAGAGGATTTATAGCTTATTCGGAACACCACGATCCGAAAAGACCTCCATCAATCTGCCATCCAAGAAAGCTGAGCTTTTCTGAAAGAATAAGAAACGACATCCGTTTTAGATTCGTCTTCCATGCGATCTCCATCCCGCTTTGCTACGATATCCTATGGAACGTTTCAATGATGTTGAAGAGATGA